Proteins from one Enterobacter bugandensis genomic window:
- a CDS encoding DoxX family protein — translation MVKSLLIAVNEKLSCDDLGKLLLRLAVGGLMLFHGLHKLFGGVGFISGMLVEKGLPGFIAYGVLIGEVVAPILIIVGLFTRPAALVLAFTMIVAWLMVGMGETFALDKVGAWAIESLVYFFVGSLAVACLGAGRFALGKAPAWQ, via the coding sequence ATGGTTAAATCATTGTTAATTGCTGTTAATGAAAAGCTATCGTGCGACGATCTTGGCAAACTCTTGTTACGACTTGCCGTCGGTGGGCTGATGCTTTTTCACGGTTTGCATAAGCTGTTTGGTGGCGTGGGCTTTATCAGCGGCATGCTGGTAGAGAAAGGGCTACCGGGATTTATTGCCTACGGCGTGTTGATTGGCGAAGTGGTGGCACCGATCCTGATTATTGTCGGGCTCTTTACGCGCCCGGCCGCGCTGGTGCTGGCGTTTACGATGATCGTGGCATGGCTGATGGTGGGAATGGGTGAAACGTTCGCGCTCGATAAGGTTGGGGCATGGGCGATTGAAAGTCTGGTGTACTTCTTTGTTGGCTCGCTGGCGGTGGCGTGTTTAGGGGCAGGGCGGTTTGCGTTAGGGAAAGCGCCTGCGTGGCAATAA
- the hcr gene encoding NADH oxidoreductase translates to MTMPTSQCPWRMQIHHIHQETPDVWTLSLLCHDYYPYRAGQYALVSVRNSADTLRAYTISSTPGVSEYITLTIRRIDDGAGSQWLTRDVKRGDYIWLSDAQGDFTCDDKADDKFLLLAAGCGVTPIMSMRRWLAKNRPQADVQTIFSVRSPEDVIFAEEWRNYPVTLVAEHNATHGFVPGRLSRKLLQSVPDIANRTVMTCGPAPYMDIVEKEVRALGVTRFFKEQFFTPVAEAATSGIQFTKLQPAQTFFGRVGTTLLEALESNKVPVVAACRAGVCGCCKTKVVSGEYTVTSTMTLSDAEIAEGYVLACSCHPQGDLVLA, encoded by the coding sequence ATGACCATGCCAACCTCACAATGTCCGTGGCGGATGCAGATTCATCACATCCATCAGGAGACGCCGGATGTGTGGACGCTGTCGCTGCTCTGCCACGACTACTATCCGTACCGTGCGGGCCAGTATGCGCTGGTCAGCGTTCGCAACTCGGCGGACACGCTTCGCGCCTATACGATCTCCTCCACGCCGGGCGTGAGCGAGTACATTACGCTCACTATCCGCCGCATTGATGACGGTGCAGGCTCCCAGTGGCTGACCCGTGACGTGAAGCGCGGGGATTACATCTGGCTGTCTGACGCGCAGGGGGATTTCACGTGTGACGACAAGGCAGACGATAAATTCCTGCTGCTGGCGGCGGGCTGCGGCGTAACGCCGATCATGTCGATGCGCCGCTGGCTGGCGAAGAACCGCCCGCAGGCCGACGTGCAGACAATCTTCAGCGTGCGCTCTCCGGAAGATGTGATTTTTGCCGAGGAGTGGCGTAACTATCCGGTGACGCTGGTGGCGGAACACAACGCGACCCACGGTTTTGTGCCCGGTCGCCTGAGCCGCAAGCTGCTGCAAAGCGTGCCGGACATTGCGAACCGTACCGTGATGACCTGCGGCCCGGCGCCGTACATGGATATCGTGGAGAAAGAAGTTAGAGCGCTTGGCGTGACCCGCTTCTTCAAAGAGCAGTTCTTCACGCCGGTGGCGGAAGCGGCAACCAGCGGGATTCAGTTCACCAAACTGCAGCCCGCACAGACCTTCTTTGGCCGCGTGGGCACCACGCTGCTGGAAGCGCTGGAAAGCAACAAGGTGCCGGTAGTCGCGGCCTGCCGTGCGGGCGTGTGCGGCTGCTGTAAAACGAAAGTGGTTTCCGGGGAATATACCGTCACCAGCACCATGACGCTGTCCGACGCGGAAATTGCCGAGGGTTACGTGCTGGCGTGCTCGTGCCACCCGCAGGGGGATCTGGTCCTCGCATAA
- the hcp gene encoding hydroxylamine reductase, translated as MFCVQCEQTIRTPAGNGCSYAQGMCGKTAETSDLQDLLIAALHGLSAWAFKAREYGIVDHYVDSFAPRAFFSTLTNVNFDSPRIVGYAREAIALREALKAQCLNADTSARVDNPMAELQLVSDDLGELQRQAAEFTPNKDKAAIGENILGLRLLCLYGLKGAAAYMEHAHVLGKSDNDIYAQYHKIMAWLGTWPSDMNALLECAMEIGQMNFKVMSILDAGETSTYGHPTPTQVNVKATEGKCILISGHDLKDLYNLLKQTEGTGVNVYTHGEMLPAHGYPELRKFKHLAGNYGSGWQNQQVEFARFPGPIVMTSNCIIDPTVGAYDDRIWTRSIVGWPGVSHLEGDDFGPVIEQAQQMAGFPYSEIEHLITVGFGRETLLGAADSLIDLVSREKLRHIFLVGGCDGARGERNYFTDFATSVPDDCLILTLACGKYRFNKLDFGNIEGLPRLIDAGQCNDAYSAIILAVTLAEKLGCGVNDLPLSLVLSWFEQKAIVILLTLLSLGVTNIVTGPTAPGFLTPDLLAVLNEKFGLRSVTNVEDDMKQLLSA; from the coding sequence ATGTTTTGTGTGCAATGTGAACAAACCATCCGTACCCCGGCAGGCAATGGCTGCTCTTACGCGCAGGGTATGTGCGGTAAAACCGCAGAAACATCAGACCTGCAGGATCTGCTGATAGCCGCCCTGCATGGTCTTTCCGCCTGGGCCTTCAAAGCCCGTGAATACGGCATCGTCGACCATTACGTCGACAGCTTCGCGCCGCGCGCGTTTTTCTCCACGCTTACTAACGTCAACTTCGATTCTCCGCGCATCGTCGGCTATGCCCGCGAAGCGATTGCCCTGCGCGAAGCTTTGAAAGCGCAGTGCCTGAATGCCGATACCAGTGCCCGCGTGGACAACCCAATGGCGGAGCTTCAGCTGGTGAGCGACGACCTGGGCGAGCTACAGCGCCAGGCCGCAGAATTTACCCCTAATAAGGACAAAGCGGCGATCGGCGAGAACATCCTCGGCCTGCGTCTGCTGTGCCTGTACGGCCTGAAAGGTGCAGCGGCCTATATGGAACACGCGCACGTTCTCGGGAAGTCAGATAACGACATTTACGCCCAGTACCACAAAATTATGGCGTGGCTCGGCACCTGGCCTTCCGACATGAACGCCCTGCTCGAGTGCGCAATGGAAATCGGCCAGATGAACTTCAAGGTCATGAGCATTCTGGATGCCGGTGAAACCAGCACCTACGGTCATCCGACCCCGACGCAGGTCAACGTCAAAGCGACCGAAGGCAAATGCATCCTGATTTCCGGCCACGACCTGAAAGATCTCTACAACCTGCTGAAGCAGACCGAAGGCACCGGCGTTAACGTCTATACCCACGGCGAAATGCTGCCCGCCCACGGCTACCCGGAACTGCGTAAGTTCAAGCATCTGGCGGGTAACTACGGCAGCGGCTGGCAGAATCAGCAGGTAGAGTTCGCCCGCTTCCCTGGCCCTATCGTGATGACCTCCAACTGCATCATTGACCCTACCGTGGGCGCGTATGACGACCGCATCTGGACCCGCAGCATCGTCGGCTGGCCGGGCGTGAGCCACCTTGAAGGCGACGATTTCGGTCCGGTTATTGAGCAGGCGCAGCAGATGGCGGGCTTCCCGTACAGCGAAATCGAACATCTGATCACCGTTGGCTTCGGTCGCGAAACGCTGCTGGGTGCGGCAGATTCTCTGATTGACCTCGTCAGCCGTGAAAAGCTGCGCCACATCTTCCTCGTTGGGGGATGCGACGGCGCGCGCGGCGAGCGTAACTACTTCACCGATTTCGCCACCAGCGTGCCGGATGATTGCCTGATCCTGACCCTGGCGTGCGGTAAATACCGTTTCAACAAGCTGGACTTCGGCAACATCGAAGGCCTGCCGCGCCTGATTGATGCAGGCCAGTGCAACGATGCTTACTCGGCCATCATTCTGGCGGTCACGCTGGCGGAAAAACTCGGCTGCGGCGTGAACGATCTGCCGCTGTCGCTGGTGCTCTCCTGGTTCGAGCAGAAAGCGATCGTCATTCTGTTGACCCTGCTTTCTCTCGGCGTGACCAACATCGTAACCGGCCCGACCGCGCCAGGCTTCCTGACGCCGGACCTGCTGGCGGTGCTGAACGAGAAATTCGGTCTGCGTTCCGTGACCAACGTTGAAGATGATATGAAGCAACTGCTGAGCGCGTAA
- a CDS encoding lysine exporter LysO family protein codes for MFSGLLIILLPLIVGYLIPLRHESALKLINRFLSWIVYVILFFMGISLAFLDNLATNLLSILHYSAVTVVVILLCNIAALLWLERTIPWKNNHHQEKLPSRIAMALESLKLCGVVVLGFLLGLTGWTFLQHATDASEYTLIFLLFLIGIQLRNNGMTLKQIVLNRRGMIVAVMVVVSSMVAGVINAFILDLPLKTGLAMASGFGWYSLSGILLTESFGPVIGSAAFFNDLARELIAIMLIPGLVRRSRSTALGLCGATSMDFTLPVLQRSGGLEMVPAAIVHGFILSLLVPVLMAFFSA; via the coding sequence ATGTTTTCAGGACTCCTCATTATTCTGCTGCCCCTGATTGTGGGCTATCTTATTCCGCTGCGTCATGAATCGGCCTTAAAGCTTATTAACCGTTTTCTCAGCTGGATTGTTTACGTCATTCTGTTCTTTATGGGGATCAGCCTGGCCTTCCTGGATAATCTGGCGACAAATTTACTTTCCATCCTGCATTATTCTGCGGTCACCGTGGTGGTTATTTTGCTGTGCAATATTGCCGCCCTGCTGTGGCTGGAACGCACTATTCCGTGGAAAAATAATCACCACCAGGAAAAGCTTCCCTCCCGAATTGCAATGGCGCTGGAATCATTAAAGCTCTGCGGCGTCGTGGTGCTTGGATTTCTTCTGGGCCTTACCGGATGGACATTTTTGCAGCACGCGACGGACGCCAGCGAATATACCCTGATCTTCCTGCTGTTCCTGATTGGTATTCAGCTGCGAAATAACGGTATGACGCTGAAACAGATCGTCCTGAACCGTCGGGGAATGATCGTTGCCGTTATGGTTGTCGTCAGCTCCATGGTCGCGGGCGTGATTAATGCCTTTATTCTCGATCTGCCGCTAAAAACCGGCCTGGCGATGGCCTCCGGGTTTGGCTGGTACTCTCTCTCCGGTATTCTGCTGACCGAATCCTTCGGCCCGGTGATCGGCAGCGCTGCCTTCTTTAACGATCTGGCTCGAGAGCTGATTGCCATCATGCTGATCCCGGGTCTGGTTCGCCGCAGCCGCTCGACGGCACTGGGCCTGTGCGGCGCCACGTCGATGGACTTTACCCTGCCGGTCCTCCAGCGTTCGGGCGGGCTGGAGATGGTGCCCGCAGCCATCGTTCACGGCTTTATTTTGAGCCTGCTGGTTCCCGTCCTGATGGCGTTTTTCTCTGCCTGA
- the aqpZ gene encoding aquaporin Z gives MFRKLAAECFGTFWLVFGGCGSAVLAAAFPELGIGFVGVALAFGLTVLTMAFAVGHTSGGHFNPAVTLGLWAGGRFPAKEVIGYIVAQVVGGIIAAGVLYVIASGKAGFDAAASGFASNGFGEHSPGGYSMLSAIVIEIVLTAGFLLVIHGATDKHAPAGFAPIAIGLALTLIHLISIPVTNTSVNPARSTAVAIFQGGWALEQLWLFWVMPIVGGILGGVLYRTLLEKRD, from the coding sequence ATGTTTAGAAAATTGGCAGCAGAATGCTTTGGTACATTCTGGCTGGTATTTGGTGGCTGCGGTAGCGCCGTTCTGGCAGCAGCATTCCCGGAATTAGGTATTGGTTTTGTCGGCGTCGCGCTGGCATTTGGCTTAACCGTATTAACCATGGCTTTCGCCGTGGGGCATACTTCCGGCGGTCATTTTAACCCGGCGGTGACATTAGGCTTATGGGCGGGCGGACGTTTCCCGGCGAAAGAGGTTATTGGCTACATCGTGGCGCAGGTGGTTGGCGGTATTATTGCGGCGGGCGTGCTGTACGTCATTGCCAGCGGTAAAGCAGGCTTTGACGCGGCGGCCAGCGGCTTCGCCTCTAACGGCTTCGGCGAACACTCTCCGGGCGGTTATTCCATGCTTTCTGCCATTGTAATTGAAATTGTACTGACCGCAGGCTTCCTGCTGGTGATCCACGGTGCAACCGACAAACACGCGCCTGCAGGCTTCGCGCCCATCGCCATTGGTCTGGCGCTGACGCTGATCCACCTGATCTCCATTCCGGTGACCAACACCTCCGTTAACCCGGCGCGCAGCACCGCCGTCGCCATTTTCCAGGGCGGCTGGGCGCTTGAGCAGCTGTGGCTGTTCTGGGTGATGCCGATCGTCGGCGGTATTCTGGGCGGCGTGCTGTACCGCACTCTGCTGGAAAAACGCGATTAA
- a CDS encoding ATP-dependent endonuclease, with product MLLERVEIVGFRGINRLSLQLEQNNVLIGENAWGKSSLLDALTLLLSPEDKLYHFAHDDFWFPPGDIAGREKHLHIILTFRESEPGRHRVRRFRPLSPCWVPCDDGFHRIFYRLEGEMAENEGVLTLREFLDEKANPIPLENIDDLARHLIRLTPVLRLRDARFMRRIRNGTVPNMPEVEVTARELDFLARELVSRPQNLTDGQIRQGLSAMVQLLEHYFSEQGTSESRHRLMRRRSHDEQRSWRYLDIINRMIDRPGGRTHRVILLGLFSTLLQAKGTVRLDRDARPLLLVEDPETRLHPIMLSVAWHLLNLLPLQRITTTNSGELLSLTPVEHICRLVRESSRVSAYRLGPGGMNAEDGRRIAFHIRFNRASSLFARCWLLVEGETETWVINELARQCGHHFDAEGIKVIEFAQSGLKPLIKFARRMGIEWHVLVDGDEAGKKYASTVRSLLNNEREEERDHLTMLPAMDMEHFMYRQGFDDVFHRIAMVPVDVPMNMRRVIAKAIHRSSKPDLAIEVATEAGRRGVEAVPTLLRKMFSRVLWLARGRAD from the coding sequence ATGCTTCTCGAACGTGTGGAAATTGTCGGGTTTCGCGGTATTAACCGCCTGTCGCTGCAGCTGGAGCAGAACAACGTCCTGATCGGCGAGAACGCGTGGGGTAAGTCCAGCCTGCTGGATGCGCTGACGCTGCTGCTTTCACCCGAAGACAAGCTGTATCACTTCGCCCACGATGATTTCTGGTTCCCGCCCGGCGATATCGCGGGCCGCGAGAAGCACCTGCATATCATCCTGACGTTCCGTGAATCTGAACCCGGCCGTCACCGCGTGCGTCGCTTCCGCCCGCTGTCGCCCTGCTGGGTGCCCTGCGACGACGGTTTCCACCGGATTTTCTATCGGCTGGAAGGTGAGATGGCGGAAAACGAGGGGGTACTGACCCTGCGTGAATTCCTCGATGAGAAAGCCAACCCGATTCCGCTGGAGAATATCGACGATCTGGCGCGTCACCTTATCCGCCTGACGCCGGTGTTACGCCTGCGCGATGCGCGCTTTATGCGCCGTATTCGTAACGGCACCGTACCGAATATGCCGGAGGTGGAAGTCACCGCCCGCGAGCTGGATTTCCTGGCGCGAGAGCTGGTGTCGCGTCCGCAAAACCTCACCGATGGTCAAATTCGTCAGGGGCTGTCGGCGATGGTGCAACTGCTGGAGCACTATTTTTCCGAGCAGGGCACCTCGGAGTCGCGCCATCGTTTGATGCGCCGCCGTTCTCATGATGAACAGCGCAGCTGGCGCTATCTCGACATCATCAACCGGATGATCGACCGGCCCGGCGGGCGTACCCATCGGGTGATTTTGCTGGGGCTGTTTTCAACGCTTCTGCAGGCGAAGGGCACCGTGCGTCTTGACCGGGATGCCCGCCCGCTGCTGCTGGTGGAAGATCCGGAAACGCGACTGCACCCCATCATGCTCTCCGTGGCGTGGCACCTGCTGAATCTGTTGCCGCTCCAGCGGATTACCACCACCAACTCCGGTGAGCTGCTATCGCTGACGCCGGTGGAGCACATCTGCCGTCTGGTGCGCGAGTCCTCCCGCGTATCCGCATACCGCCTCGGACCCGGCGGGATGAACGCCGAAGACGGGCGGCGAATCGCGTTTCATATACGCTTTAATCGCGCCTCGTCGCTCTTCGCCCGCTGCTGGCTGCTGGTGGAAGGGGAAACGGAGACCTGGGTCATCAACGAACTGGCGCGCCAGTGCGGCCACCATTTTGATGCGGAAGGCATCAAGGTGATTGAATTCGCCCAGTCGGGACTCAAGCCGCTGATCAAATTTGCCCGCCGAATGGGAATTGAATGGCATGTGCTGGTGGACGGCGACGAGGCGGGGAAAAAATATGCCTCAACCGTGCGCAGCCTGCTGAACAACGAGCGGGAAGAAGAACGGGACCATTTAACGATGCTGCCCGCGATGGACATGGAGCATTTTATGTACCGTCAGGGCTTTGACGACGTATTCCACCGCATTGCGATGGTGCCGGTCGACGTCCCGATGAACATGCGGCGCGTGATCGCCAAAGCTATTCACCGTTCGTCGAAACCGGACTTAGCCATTGAAGTGGCGACGGAAGCGGGAAGGCGGGGCGTAGAGGCGGTTCCGACCCTGCTGCGGAAAATGTTCTCCCGCGTGCTGTGGCTGGCACGCGGAAGGGCGGATTAA
- a CDS encoding VirK/YbjX family protein, producing the protein MSSIVDTPLPNLTQPTSGWQLFKNLAFGKIAPGLAWQNPAYRRKFMLRSLATPVSTSRLLTNLAKQPRLMQMLQVQPGLPCRLHRPWLTVKMDRQHALESLNWHYQAMSRQLPATLLKGYLSTQGTTLLTLTGKDEQQFTVRLCADAFLDKEGEATLTFCDVQNTVLAELTFTLCQFEGKSTLFIGGLQGAKAHVPHELIQKATKACHGLFPKRLLVEAAMTFGAAFPVAQIVAVSNATHIYRSWRYRKKKEGKLLADYDGFWSSLGGEKQESGHFMLPLAMPRKPVEEIASKKRAEYRRRYALLDSLIQQVKQATER; encoded by the coding sequence ATGTCTTCTATCGTCGATACACCTCTTCCAAACCTGACGCAGCCGACATCCGGCTGGCAGCTCTTCAAAAATCTGGCGTTCGGCAAGATCGCGCCCGGCCTTGCATGGCAGAACCCCGCCTATCGCCGTAAGTTCATGCTGCGTTCTCTGGCGACGCCCGTGAGCACCTCTCGCCTGTTAACAAACCTCGCTAAGCAGCCGCGTTTGATGCAGATGCTGCAGGTGCAGCCCGGTCTGCCGTGTCGGCTTCATCGTCCCTGGCTGACGGTGAAGATGGATCGCCAGCACGCGCTGGAATCCCTGAACTGGCATTATCAGGCCATGAGCCGCCAGCTCCCGGCCACGCTCCTGAAGGGCTATCTTTCGACGCAGGGGACTACACTGCTGACCTTAACCGGGAAAGATGAACAGCAATTTACCGTCCGCCTGTGTGCCGATGCGTTCCTGGATAAAGAGGGAGAGGCCACCCTCACCTTCTGCGACGTTCAGAATACGGTGCTGGCGGAGCTAACCTTTACGCTCTGCCAGTTTGAAGGAAAATCGACGCTGTTCATCGGCGGTTTGCAGGGCGCGAAAGCGCATGTTCCCCATGAGCTGATCCAGAAAGCGACGAAGGCCTGCCACGGTCTGTTCCCGAAACGCCTGCTGGTTGAAGCCGCCATGACGTTCGGCGCCGCATTCCCGGTCGCGCAGATTGTTGCCGTCAGTAATGCCACCCATATTTATCGCAGCTGGCGCTACCGCAAGAAAAAAGAGGGAAAACTGCTGGCCGATTACGACGGCTTCTGGAGTTCCCTCGGTGGGGAAAAACAGGAGAGCGGCCACTTTATGCTGCCGCTTGCCATGCCGCGTAAACCCGTAGAAGAGATCGCGAGCAAAAAACGCGCCGAATACCGTCGCCGCTACGCGCTGCTGGATAGCCTGATTCAGCAGGTGAAACAGGCGACCGAACGTTAA
- the macA gene encoding macrolide transporter subunit MacA, translating to MNLKGKRRTLFLLLALVIVAGGFWLWQVLNAPVPQYQTLIVRPGELQQNVLATGKLDALRKVDVGAQVSGQLKTLSVEIGDKVKKGQLLGVIDPEQAENQIREVEATLMELRAQRAQAQAERNLAQVTLTRQQALAKTQAISKQDLDTAATELAVKQAQIGTIDAQIKRNQASLDTAKTNLDYTKIVAPMAGEVTQITTLQGQTVIAAQQAPNILTLADMSTMLVKAQVSEADVIHLKPGQNAWFTVLGDPQTRYEGVLKDILPTPEKVNDAIFYYARFEVPNPKGVLRLDMTAQVHIQLTGVKNVLTVPLSALGESAGDNRYKVKVLRNGETREREVVIGARNDTDVVVEKGLEEGEEVVVSESLPGAAK from the coding sequence ATGAACCTCAAGGGAAAACGCAGAACGCTGTTTCTGCTGCTGGCGCTGGTGATTGTAGCCGGTGGATTCTGGTTATGGCAGGTGCTTAACGCGCCTGTGCCGCAGTACCAGACGCTGATCGTTCGTCCGGGTGAACTGCAGCAAAATGTCCTTGCGACGGGCAAACTTGATGCGCTGCGCAAAGTTGACGTCGGCGCTCAGGTCAGCGGCCAGCTGAAAACGCTGTCGGTAGAGATTGGCGACAAGGTGAAAAAAGGCCAGCTGCTTGGCGTTATCGATCCCGAGCAGGCTGAGAACCAGATCCGCGAAGTGGAAGCGACGCTGATGGAACTGCGCGCGCAGCGTGCGCAGGCGCAGGCAGAGCGTAACCTGGCGCAGGTGACGCTGACGCGCCAGCAGGCGCTGGCGAAAACCCAGGCTATCTCGAAACAGGATTTAGACACCGCCGCGACTGAACTGGCGGTGAAACAGGCGCAGATTGGCACGATCGACGCGCAAATCAAGCGTAACCAGGCCTCGCTGGATACGGCGAAAACCAATCTTGATTACACAAAAATCGTCGCGCCGATGGCCGGGGAAGTGACGCAAATTACCACGCTGCAGGGCCAGACGGTGATTGCCGCCCAGCAGGCGCCAAACATTCTGACGCTGGCGGACATGAGCACCATGCTGGTGAAGGCCCAGGTCTCCGAGGCGGACGTGATCCATCTTAAGCCGGGGCAGAATGCCTGGTTTACCGTACTCGGCGATCCGCAGACCCGCTACGAAGGCGTGCTGAAAGACATTCTGCCGACGCCGGAAAAGGTTAACGACGCCATTTTCTACTATGCGCGTTTTGAAGTGCCAAACCCGAAGGGCGTGCTGCGCCTGGACATGACCGCGCAGGTGCACATCCAACTGACCGGCGTGAAGAACGTGCTGACCGTTCCGCTCTCCGCGCTGGGTGAATCCGCCGGGGACAATCGCTACAAGGTGAAAGTGCTGCGCAACGGTGAAACGCGCGAGCGCGAGGTGGTGATTGGCGCGCGCAACGACACCGACGTGGTGGTGGAGAAAGGGCTGGAAGAGGGCGAGGAGGTTGTTGTCAGCGAAAGCCTGCCCGGAGCCGCTAAATGA
- the macB gene encoding macrolide ABC transporter ATP-binding protein/permease MacB, producing the protein MTALLELKDIRRSYPSGDGPVEVLKGISLRVEAGEMVAIVGASGSGKSTLMNILGCLDKPTSGTYRVAGTDVSTLDGDALAKLRREHFGFIFQRYHLLSHLSAAQNVEVPAVYAGVERKKRLERAKALLTRLGLAERVEYQPSQLSGGQQQRVSIARALMNGGQVILADEPTGALDSRSGEEVMAILHQLRDQGHTVIIVTHDPQVAAQAERIIEIHDGELVSNPPPRESRAAAPKEALPASTGWAQFSSGFREALTMAWLAMAANKMRTLLTMLGIIIGIASVVSIVVVGDAAKQLVLADIRAIGTNTIDVYPGKDFGDDEPQYQQALKYDDLAAIQKQPWVNSATPAVSQNLRLRYGNIDVAASANGVSGDYFNVYGMTFSEGATFNAEQLAGRAQVVVLDANSRRQLFPNKANVVGEVILVGNMPATVIGVAEEKQSMFGSSKILRVWLPYTTISGRIMGQSWLNSITVRVKEGYDSALAEQQLERLLTLRHGKKDFFTWNMDGLLKTAEKTTRTLQLFLTLVAVISLVVGGIGVMNIMLVSVTERTREIGIRMAVGARASDVLQQFLIEAVLVCLVGGAMGIALSMMIAFALQLFLPGWEIGFSPMAILTAFLCSTFTGILFGWLPARNAARLDPVDALARE; encoded by the coding sequence ATGACCGCGCTGCTTGAGCTGAAGGACATTCGTCGCAGCTATCCGTCCGGCGACGGCCCGGTGGAGGTGCTGAAGGGCATCTCCCTGCGCGTCGAAGCGGGCGAGATGGTGGCGATTGTAGGCGCATCGGGCTCCGGTAAATCGACGCTGATGAACATTCTCGGCTGTCTGGATAAACCCACCAGCGGTACGTACCGCGTGGCCGGGACGGACGTCTCGACGCTGGACGGCGACGCGCTGGCGAAGCTGCGCCGGGAACACTTTGGCTTTATCTTCCAGCGTTACCACTTGCTCTCTCACCTGAGCGCGGCGCAGAACGTGGAGGTTCCCGCGGTGTATGCGGGCGTTGAGCGGAAGAAACGCCTTGAGCGCGCGAAGGCGCTGTTAACGCGTCTGGGGCTGGCGGAGCGGGTGGAGTACCAGCCGTCGCAGCTGTCCGGCGGCCAGCAGCAGCGCGTGAGTATTGCCCGCGCCCTGATGAACGGCGGGCAGGTGATCCTCGCGGATGAACCGACCGGGGCGCTCGACAGCCGCTCCGGCGAAGAGGTGATGGCGATCCTGCACCAGCTGCGCGATCAGGGCCACACGGTGATTATCGTTACCCACGATCCGCAGGTAGCGGCGCAGGCCGAACGGATTATAGAGATCCACGACGGCGAGCTGGTGAGCAACCCGCCGCCGCGTGAGTCCCGCGCGGCGGCACCGAAGGAAGCGCTGCCTGCGTCGACCGGCTGGGCGCAGTTCTCCAGCGGCTTTCGTGAAGCGCTGACCATGGCCTGGCTGGCGATGGCGGCCAACAAAATGCGCACCCTGCTGACCATGCTCGGCATCATTATCGGTATTGCCTCGGTGGTGTCGATTGTGGTGGTGGGCGACGCGGCCAAGCAACTGGTGCTGGCGGATATCCGCGCCATCGGGACCAACACCATTGACGTTTATCCCGGCAAAGACTTCGGCGACGACGAGCCGCAGTATCAGCAGGCGCTCAAGTATGACGATCTGGCGGCGATTCAGAAGCAACCGTGGGTGAACTCCGCCACGCCTGCGGTCTCGCAAAACCTGCGTCTGCGCTACGGCAACATCGACGTGGCGGCCAGCGCCAACGGCGTGAGCGGCGACTACTTCAACGTCTACGGCATGACCTTCAGCGAAGGCGCCACCTTCAACGCCGAACAGCTGGCGGGGAGGGCGCAGGTGGTGGTGCTGGACGCCAACTCGCGCAGGCAGCTTTTCCCCAATAAAGCGAACGTGGTGGGCGAAGTGATCCTCGTCGGCAACATGCCTGCCACGGTCATTGGCGTGGCGGAAGAGAAGCAGTCGATGTTCGGCAGCAGCAAGATCCTACGCGTCTGGCTGCCGTATACCACCATCTCCGGGCGGATTATGGGCCAGTCGTGGCTTAACTCCATCACCGTGCGCGTGAAGGAGGGCTACGACAGCGCGCTGGCGGAACAGCAGCTGGAACGGCTGTTAACGTTGCGCCATGGGAAGAAGGATTTCTTCACCTGGAATATGGACGGCCTCTTGAAAACGGCGGAAAAGACCACACGTACTCTTCAGTTGTTCCTGACGCTGGTGGCGGTGATCTCGCTGGTTGTTGGCGGTATCGGGGTGATGAATATCATGCTGGTGTCGGTAACTGAACGCACCCGGGAGATTGGCATCCGCATGGCGGTCGGGGCCAGGGCCAGCGACGTGCTTCAGCAGTTTTTAATTGAAGCGGTGCTGGTATGCCTGGTGGGCGGCGCGATGGGCATTGCGCTCTCGATGATGATTGCCTTTGCGCTCCAGCTTTTTTTACCCGGCTGGGAGATTGGCTTCTCGCCGATGGCGATACTCACCGCGTTTTTGTGTTCCACCTTTACCGGGATTTTGTTTGGCTGGCTGCCTGCGCGCAACGCGGCGCGGTTGGATCCGGTGGACGCGCTGGCTCGGGAATAA
- the cspD gene encoding cold shock-like protein CspD gives MEMGTVKWFNNAKGFGFICPEGGGEDIFAHYSTIQMDGYRTLKAGQSVRFDVHQGPKGNHASLIVPVEAETVA, from the coding sequence ATGGAAATGGGTACTGTTAAGTGGTTCAACAACGCCAAGGGGTTTGGCTTCATCTGCCCCGAAGGCGGCGGCGAAGATATCTTCGCTCACTATTCCACCATTCAGATGGATGGTTACAGGACGCTCAAAGCCGGGCAGTCCGTCCGGTTCGATGTACACCAGGGACCAAAAGGCAATCATGCAAGCCTAATCGTACCCGTTGAAGCAGAAACGGTTGCATAG